Proteins from a genomic interval of Methanoplanus endosymbiosus:
- a CDS encoding DUF7504 family protein — protein MDQAESMDTEETITDEESIILYFSEPEKGRATNTKVIQKSIDKGYRVIVVTNNFPSKILEKLYLKNGMNPEEVFFIDSVTSFAGGSSVKSDSNHIMVRSPQDLTGLSMAFSDALKKFKEDHIFILFDSLSTMLIYLPADKVVKFMHFITTKLRTLEESGAILAVKGGLDPMLYSQMGSLVDEIVDDG, from the coding sequence ATGGATCAGGCAGAAAGTATGGACACTGAAGAGACTATAACTGATGAAGAGAGCATTATCCTTTATTTTTCCGAACCGGAAAAAGGGCGTGCCACCAATACGAAGGTGATACAAAAATCCATAGATAAAGGCTACAGAGTGATAGTGGTCACCAATAATTTCCCCTCTAAAATTCTTGAAAAGCTCTATCTTAAAAACGGTATGAATCCGGAGGAAGTATTTTTTATAGATTCTGTTACCTCATTTGCAGGGGGGAGTTCTGTAAAATCTGACAGCAACCATATAATGGTCAGAAGCCCGCAGGACCTCACAGGCCTTTCGATGGCATTTTCTGATGCCTTAAAGAAGTTCAAAGAAGATCATATATTCATTCTCTTCGATTCACTGAGCACTATGCTCATCTACCTGCCGGCTGACAAAGTGGTGAAGTTTATGCACTTTATTACAACAAAACTGCGGACACTTGAGGAATCAGGGGCAATCCTTGCAGTAAAAGGGGGTCTCGACCCAATGCTCTACTCACAGATGGGATCACTTGTGGACGAAATCGTGGATGATGGATGA